Genomic DNA from Xiphophorus couchianus chromosome 12, X_couchianus-1.0, whole genome shotgun sequence:
CCCTGCTGAACATAAGCCCCTCTGGCCTCAATTACGATGTCTTAGTCAGCTGGAAGCCCCCGCCCTCTGCAGACGTTGGCGTGGGCTGGATGCGCATTGAGTATGAAATCCAGTACAGAGAGAGGAACGCCACCAACTGGGAAGCAGTACGTTTTCCCGTCAAACTTTCTTTCTGACTGCACAAAACACCCGAGAGCTTGCACAAATGAAAGCACTTACACATAATTTTGAAAGTAAACTCTTGGTAGGTTGTAGAGACAccatgttttgtttcctttccacCGTCTGGACTCCCTCCTGAACTCTTGTGGCTGAAATGCACCGTAGCTTTGCTGGCAAGCCCACTGAAGCAGGAGCAGGACCCTCTGCGAAAACAAACTCTGAAGGAAGAGAAGGGAGGGAGCTGTGGGTCAGAGGGCATGGGACCTTGTATAGGCTTGTTTATTATTGCCTGGCCACCCAGTTTGACAAATGCAAACTTCAAAATAGCAACAGATGTCTCTGTTAACATGTCTTCTATCATATTTATGTGAAAGGCCTGGGCAGTCTTGCCACCTTTGAAAAGGTCATAGTTACAGATACCAAAAATAAGTAAGAACCTCTTGGCACATTGTGCTGCTTCAAGTTAGccactgtgtttattttctccctCCACGTGTCAGGACATTTGTCTGCTCTGCTAAAATGCTCTAAAGAGTTCTTTGAAATTTCCATTTTCAGTTGGAGAAGCAGCCACACACCCAGCAGACGATCTACGGCCTGCAAATAGGAAAAGAATACGAAGTGCACATCCGCTCCAGGATGCAGGCCTTTGTGAAGTTTGGAGAGTTCAGTGACTCCATCTTCATTGAAGTTACAGAAATTTCCAGTAAAGGTGAGAGAGCCtttctaatttaattattaaattcaCATTCCatttagggctgcacagtggcgcggttggtagcactgttgccttgcagcaagaaggtcctgggttcgattcccggccggggtctttctgcatggagtttgcatgttctccctgtgcatgcgtgggttctctccgggtactccggcttcctcccacagtccaaaaacatgactgttaggttaattggtatatctaaattctccctaggggtgtgtgaatggttgtttgtcctgtatgtctttgtgttgccctgcgacagactggcgacctgtccagggtgtaccccgcctcccgcctggaacgtagctggagatgggcaccagcaaccctcccgaccccattagggacaaagggtgaacagaagatggatggatggatggacattccATTTAATAATTGCCTTATTACTTGCTAAGTTATtgaattcacaaaaataaaatataagaaatttaatcagaaattgtgctacattttgttttcagattctACTGTCCCATTCACTTTAGTTCTCATTTTTGGGGTTGTGGGGGTCCTGATTGTCATCATGCTGATAGTCATTTCTCAGCAGCAAAGGTAAGAACCTTCTCtttctctacttctgctttcACCTTAGAAATGTCCAATAATACTTTATGTGCAAtattaagatgtttgtttttttttttttttcatgcacggcaaaaaaaacatgcatcatcTTTACCACACTTTTCCCCCCAGAATGCATGGTGTTAATCATCTTACACtccactttttatattttaaaacttatgtatcggtttatttttaataagtttaaGCTGAGAAAATGGGGAAAAGAGACATAGAAAATTTGACTCTTTATATACTTTTTGAAGCTAACTGATTACTGAAAGGGAAACCAAATGCTACAGtcatgtgaaataatttgaacaCTCTATAGTCAGTCTGATTTTTGACATATCCATATTTTATATCCATTCTAATACTAAAAAACTGAagttacaattaaaataaaatatttagtaaattatAGTAAAACCAATAATGACCAGATTTAAGGTAAATCTAtcattattcattaaaaaattataaaaatcatcaaagtggatttttttaataaaactcacCACAAACAGATGAGAATGAAAAACCTTTTGTAAGAGGTTTGtgttaattttgaaaaacatacatCAGTGGAACATGTAGGGTTTTGATTCAAAGGGTTTTATCCAATTTAAAATATAGCAAAGACATACTTTTACAAAACACTCTGTAAATATTGCCTCCAAACACAGTGGCCATGGAAATTTACAAACAAATCCTCCAATCAAAAACTTACTCTTGAAAATTTAATCTGTTATGAAATTTGAAAGCTGGTGTTGTACAGctaagaaaagacaaaacaaacttttcttgAAGGTATAAATCATAAACCGCACTCACcaatccaaataaaaaagtCACCCTATGTTTTAAGATGCTCCTGTCAACATTGTTAACTTTATCACattcttttgtcatttcagaATAATGATGATTCTCTTGCCACCTGTTCCTGCACCCAAAATCAAAGGCATTGATTCAGAATTGTTGAAGGTACCGCATatattcttgtgttttcttttttttactcttttggtttaatttaagTCTGTTTCCTTTTTCCAATACCATGCATGTTGTTTGCCAACAAATTTTGATGCCAAATTTAAATAGTGTTCTGTTAAAGTGAAATTCATCCACTTGCTAGTTGTCAAAGCTGCGATACTATCCACATTTTTACATggccatttttatttgtgcatattattatttatttgcataatttatttacataatagCAAATCCATTGGTATTACCAATCTGAGATTGGTAATATTAATGAAAGAGATGGCATTCATTTATGCGTTGTTATTTAATGAAGTGATTACTGTATTTATCGCCCGAAATGTTCGCTGGAGAttggcaccagcacccctcctgaccccactagggacaagggtgttagaaaatggatggattactGTATTTAAGGTGCTGcataattttctctttgttgttaCTTTGATAAAAAATTGACTTATgcataaatacaaagaaagtcAAAGTAGGAAAATAGGATAAGCTTTGAAATAAATGATATACCATGAGATGCTACAGAACAAATCCACCttctaacaaaagaaaaaaaatatgggaATATAATGAATGATATGCAACACTGTGTCTATATGTCATCTCTAATATTCTGAAGTGAAAAAGATTGCTCTCAAAGCAACAGCATGtaaattttctaaaacatcTACTCTTCATATTTGGTAAAATGATCATTATGTCGTGGCAGGATAAATATCAAGTAagagttatatactgcagctttaacagcttttatcaatattttatatcttttgtAGAAGGGGAAACTGGAGGAGCTGAATTTTATCCTGAATGGTGGGGGTGTGGATGGCCTGCCAGCCTATGCAACAGATTTCTACCAAGAAGAGCCGTGGGTGGAGTTCATTGAGGTGGATGAGGAGGATGCAGAAGGTGGAGATAAAGAAGACAATTATAATTCAGACACTCAGAGGCTCATTGGTCTCCCACACAGGAATGTAGAGGGTTTCAGCGCCATTaggtaatttaaaaattttcatGTGAATGGATTGTTTTCATGCTAACTGGTATCATAGATTTGAAGTTATTTCCTCATTGTTTTCACCTTGGGTTTCTTATCTAGCCACCCTGACGATGACTCAGGCCGGGCCAGCTGTTACGACACAGATCTGCCGGAACATTTGGCGTCCCTGCTGCCAGGCCAACCTGAGGACAACAAAACCTGCCTAGATGCCCCAGCTTCAGAGACGGGTGAAAAGCCCCTCATCCAAACTCAAATCGGAGGACCACAGACTTGGATCAACACAGACTTATATGCCCAGGTCAGCAATGTTATGCCATCTGGGGGGGTTGTGCTGTCCCCCGGCCAACAACCTAAAATCCAGGAGAACACCTCAAGTTCAGAGAGGGAAACACAGAAAGGAGGAAAGCAAAATGAAGATGTTGAGGGCATCAAGGAGCAGAAGAGAAACGAGCCccagtttcagctgtttgtacTGGTTCCAGAGGGAAGTGGCTACACCGCCGAGAACAACACCCAGCAGACCAGCACTCCTCCCAGCACTTCGGTGCCTGGGGCAGGGTACCAAACCATACAGCCTCAGCCAATGGAGACCAAACCTGCAGCCACAGGAGACACCAACGAGTCCCCTTATATTCTCCCCGAGCCTTCCCAGTCTCAGCTCTTTACCCCTGTTGCAGACTACACAGTGGTGCAGGAGTTAGACACGCATCGCAGTCTGCTCCTTAACCCGCCTCACAGCCAATCTCCCTCTTTGTGCCAGCCACAGCATCCTCTCAAAGTCCCAATGCCTGTAGGGTACGTCACCCCAGACCTGCTGGGGAATCTCGCACCATGAGTGGACAGGACCATTAGACTTTAACTACAGTTACAGGCTTATTGGACAGGACGTCAATATGAAGTCACCCTACCTGATTCCTGATAACCaccaaaaaaacttaaaaacctGCAGGGCACTGGATGAATAAGTGTGTGAATTAACCAGATGATACAGAGGGGAGATATACAGGTACAtctcaacaaattaaaatgtaattgaaaatgttttttcagcaaTTCTATTTaagaagtaaatgtaaaaacttaaaTAGTTTGATTTGACACAGAATGATATTGATCAAGCATTTGTTTCTGtcaattttgatgattatgtcATAGCTActgaaagtcaaaaatttggTTTCCCTGAAAATGTTAGCATtctatattttcattatttattggcctgatgtaataatttttttacaaactaaacttTGGATTGTCATTGCCTTTAATCAAACTTGAGAAACTTGAGAAACAAATGCAATATATATGTCTCTTTGTGtgtaataaatgtacataataTATGAGGTACACTTAAATTGAATTGCTGAAACAAATTAACTTCTTAACAGTATAgcaatttattgagatgcactaAAAACTGTACTCTTACATTAGTCCCCACTTAATCGCTGAATTTTTGGCCGAAACACACTAAGGGTAataacatcacaaaaacatcacaagcaaaatgcaaagtttgtaTCAATGCATGATTGTAGTAAGTGACAAAATacctatatatacagtatgtgtgaaAAATTACCTGAGATTGCCTTACAGTCTTAATATTGAATGTGAAGTCAGTATATCAATGAGGAGAAGAGAAAGACACAGTAGCCATGTTTTTAACTACACAGTAATTCGGCTTTGACAGTACTTGTCTTTTTGAGGTTTAATGCCTATCACATTTACTATATTCCAAAGTTTCCTATTTCACCATGTTATACTGATAGTACTTCACAAgagatatatttttatacagaaCACGAAACGTTTGAACAAAGCAATGCAGATTTGAgtctctgtctttgtttctttaagaaaataaaagttttatcttttataGTTTTTGGTTTTAGCTGCACCAAATGTCAAGAATTAAACCAAAGTTAGGTTGACCACTAAGGGTTTTTTAAGGGTCACTAGGTTCCAATTAGGAATGCAGGGAAATacttgcaaaaacaaatgcagatcaTTTACATGAAAAGGAAACTAAAATACTTGACTTAATAATTCCAAGATTAATTTGAATAGATTTTGTTGGACTCGTTACACTGTTGAAGTTactttaactaaaaaaaagtaattaaactaTATGTTCACATCAACACAGAACTTTAAGGGTAAGggtttatttattcagattttccttACATTTGGGA
This window encodes:
- the ghra gene encoding growth hormone receptor a, producing the protein MAVLLSSNLFLILLVSALDWLPTPASAFLIDWDRTTSSATLGPHFTDCISRDQETFRCWWSPGSLQNLSSPGALRVFYLKKDSPTSEWKECPEYIHENRECFFDANHTSVWIPYCVQLRGQNVTYFNEDDCFTVENIVRPDPPVSLNWTLLNISPSGLNYDVLVSWKPPPSADVGVGWMRIEYEIQYRERNATNWEALEKQPHTQQTIYGLQIGKEYEVHIRSRMQAFVKFGEFSDSIFIEVTEISSKDSTVPFTLVLIFGVVGVLIVIMLIVISQQQRIMMILLPPVPAPKIKGIDSELLKKGKLEELNFILNGGGVDGLPAYATDFYQEEPWVEFIEVDEEDAEGGDKEDNYNSDTQRLIGLPHRNVEGFSAISHPDDDSGRASCYDTDLPEHLASLLPGQPEDNKTCLDAPASETGEKPLIQTQIGGPQTWINTDLYAQVSNVMPSGGVVLSPGQQPKIQENTSSSERETQKGGKQNEDVEGIKEQKRNEPQFQLFVLVPEGSGYTAENNTQQTSTPPSTSVPGAGYQTIQPQPMETKPAATGDTNESPYILPEPSQSQLFTPVADYTVVQELDTHRSLLLNPPHSQSPSLCQPQHPLKVPMPVGYVTPDLLGNLAP